Part of the Zingiber officinale cultivar Zhangliang chromosome 6A, Zo_v1.1, whole genome shotgun sequence genome, ACATTGTACCCTCATTTGTAATATCAATTTCTCATTTAGTGGATTGCTtaatgaaagcgatcaacgatcgtgagctttggagtaggagtcggctGGGTTCCAAACCAAGTAGAAAAGAGAtgtgttctttattttttttactttattccgCTTCTTACTCTAACAGTTTACAAaagataagaaaagtttttaaagttaTGAGATTCACCCCTTCTCTCTCATTCTTTCATAATCCAACACATTACTAGTGATTGGATTGGTGTTAATATTGATCTATGTCTTCGCAAGGTGTATCCATTCTTTCATTAACCATTTTGCTCGTTTGATGTCATCTACACACAAACTCGCTTCATTGTCCAACTCTAGAACCTTAGATAGTGTTATTAATTCTTTGTCGATCCTAGATACGTCTATGCTAGCCCTCCTTGATTCATTCAAGAGTATGAATGATGGTTGTAgagaaaaaaattctataaggagGGAATGACATTGCAAATTGGCTTGCCACGAACTATCAATATTCGAGAGAGTTCATATAAAATGAGGTTGAGGGACATTATTCGGAGGAGCTAGGAAGTTTTGAGAGctttaaaaatttaaagaaaattatggaATGTATgaaacattttgaaaattttgagggTAATGTATGAACATGGAAAATTGAGAATAATGAACATTAAGACGATCACGCAAATTTGTGAAGTTACATTTTTTTTGACATTTTCAgaattgaaaaatttctaaaagatgTATTCTAATTTGGATCCATTCCAGACGAATAGAAGATGAAATGGACtagaaaaaataaagataattaatAACACAATTGAACGATTTATTGGGATGAAtggaaaaatactttaaaagatGATAGATATATATAGACAGTAAAAGCTAACCATTTCAAATGGCTAAATTTTCGTTTTAAAAAGATAGGAATAATCTTGGTCCAATGCAAATACCTGATtaaggttaaaaaaaatttaacagtgGAGCCCACcatctataaaaaaaaacattgggttctaaatattgaacccaaacacagatttaataaaaaaaaagctGCCGATCAGGTTTCTGAGACCAGATTCTACATCAAAATCGACTTAAAAAATGGAccatttataattataaaaggaCCGTAGTTGTAATTAATTGTGATTTTTCTTTAAGTTCATTATCTCAAGTTATAATTTATTCAAGTTATAATTTAGATCAGAACAAATAATCAAAAAATAACGATAGATAAATGATCAGATTATTAGGCGTCGAGCAAAGGACGACCTCTAGAGAATCTTTGACCACCCATTTTAATCTAAACTATAATATAGAgggatgataaatttaaaaaaatcataactaATTATAATTGAATCATGattataatttaatcataattATAAATGATTCATTCTTTGATCCACTTCATGCATCAAGGGATATAGCCTCCAAGTTTTTACctcatttttttgaaaaaaaaagctTTTTAAAAAATCTCTTAAATTCAGAGGCTAGATCTTCTGATCCAGAAAATTTTGAACCAGAAGAGGTCCTGTCTATTCATTGGTTGGATGAATTAAACCCCACTTATTAAACAAATAGAATCCATTTATCCAATCAATAAATAAACAAGGACCAAGATTATCAAGAATCCTATATCAAGGATCCCTGTCCCTTAAATTCATCCTATTTTACCTTCGTCCGCCATAAatgctctctctctctttttaatgacaaataataaataataatgacAATAATAAAAGTATCTAATGATATTTTTCCAGACAATGCTTGAGCTAAATTTTGTAATGGTTGCAGCAGAAAGAGACGTGTAAATGTTGCTTCTTCTTTGTTGCATGTTCACATGTCCTGTAGGGTGGTGGCTGCATTAATGCAGGCATTCAAAGCACTTGATCATGCATCCTTTTGATTTTATCATGAGCATGGAAAGGTCCACTGGCTGTTGTTGGTCTCATGCCATCCATGAGACCTCAATACCTCAATTCAATTCTGTCTTTACCTTTACAGCCCTACTTGTTCATTCAAGAGCCACTTTAATTTTCTGTTCCCTCGATTATCACTAACATCTTAAACTTTTTATCAAGTCAGTAAGCCCCCATGGTACAATGAAAAACTAATCATTAAGATATTTATGATTTAATCTCTGgtacatttataaaaaaaatttcttcaaatGAGACGCGTAAACCTGAAATATTGTACTTTTAGGCTACTCACGCTTTTGTTTTCTAATTTACTTAGGCGGCTGTTAAAAAACTTCTGTGGAAATAAATTTGTCTTAGATTCGATGTTatctaattattatttttttaatctagtCATAATACTGTAGATTAGAGTTTGCTTTACTTCTATCAATGTGTTAATTATTAGGTCActaaatcaatatatatatatataatatgtttaAATTCGAGCCTATCATAATCAAATACTAACATCTACCACAGCTAAAAAAGTAGCATATCACGAAAGGATAGCACTTAATGCACTTAATATACTTAAAAGGATAGCACCTATCATCTAGCAAAACATTTATAGCGCCTACTATAATAAAATAAACATGTAATCTAactaaaatattatattatataaaatgcTACAAAAGATTTAACAAATGGAAAAACAAATTAAGTGACAAATGATCTTGAGTGTCAAAGTTGCACAAGTGTCTTAATCAATCAAACCCTTTAGGTCTTCCAATTTGCCAATTTGGATTCACATGTTTCACTCCACAATAAGCTCTGATTAGTTtaaaccaaaaataataattaatctaattaattagtttttttttaaaaaaaaataatttacattCTACACAAACTCATTAATCATAATTCGTCCATCACCATGGAGAGGAAACTCTCTTGCTGTTCTTCTCCATCAGCACTTTCATCAAACAACCAAGATTCTAGCATTTGGAACGGCCCTTGTGCAGTCGCCTCCGGCGATTCCTCCGGTGCTGACTCGTAATCCTCCAAGCCTAACAGTGTTGGCGGAGACACGATGCAGTTGGACGCGCTCATGCTCATCTGGCTCGAGGTGGAAGAATTGTCACTGGACTTGGGTGAGATAGTAGTACTAGCACtagttaccttcttcttcttgatcatcCATCCTTCGAGGAGCCGTGAAATGTTCTCGGCGTTGGCCGCATAGGTTATCGACGGGAGGTGACTATCTTCGTACTTCATCGACTTCATTACGGAGGAACCCATGGGATCTTCCATGGACAAAGCTTTCGAAAGGGCGCGCTTTGCCATTTCCACATTTGTTTGGAGGCACCTCTCCCATTGGCCTTTGGATTTGGGCATGGACCGATGGACAGCCGGCAATCCAAACCCGACGTTCACACAGTGCTCCGAGCTTGTGTCATTGAGCTTGTACTGGAGCTTCTTCTTCAAGTGCGTGTTCCAGTAGTTCTTGATGTCGTTGTCGGTCCGCTCGGGGAGATAAGAAGCTATAGCTGCCCACCTGATCACCCATTTTCAATAGACAAACACATTACAGTTTATATTTGCCCCAATTCAccattaaaatcaaatcaaacttTCAGAACTTTTTGGGTGAGAACTTTTGCTCCAAAACTCATGTGAAAGATGAAAGATTCAaagaaaaaggtaaaaaaaaaaatcgagtaTCCGATTGATATACCTGTTTCCTAGAAGAGCTTGGAGGTGGATGATAAGCTTCTCCTCTTGTTCAGTGAAGTTGCCACGCTTGATCCCTGGCCTGAGATAGTTAGTCCACCTGAGCCTGCAGCTCTTGCTGCACCTCAACAGCCCTAAATTGATTCCACACAGGCCCAATCAAAAAACAAAAccctaattatatattttaatttttccaaggCAATAATCAAAAGAGAAATTAAACAAGTGATGATCAACTCACCAGTTTTAGCAGGAACAGCCCTCCAATTGCTTGCTCCATGCTGTTGAATGTAAGAGACCAAGAGGATGTCCTCTTCTGGTGTCCAAGGCCCCTTCTTCACACTATCCTTGTCACAGCAAGGTGGCCTTCCCATAATAGAtatatcgatcgatcgatcgatctgtTTGCGCTGAGGGGGAGAGGGAGGGGGAGGGGGATATATAGGAGCTGACCTCCTCACCTCAGAGGCTGAATTAGGAGCTAGAGTTGGAAGAAGGAGTCAAAGAAGACAGGTAGGTGCATTTAGTGAGAAGGGTTGTGGACACCTCAAAAGTCAGCTTGCAATTGAAGGAATCGGGCTCTTGTAGTGATGACATGCCACCACAGAACCGCGTGCATTCAATGTGGGCTTGTAGTTGCATGACTGACGACTGTGGCATGCAGGGAATTGAAGAACCCTAATTGTGCTGTCCAGTTTATAACTCTGATTTGGGTACCACAAATGGTGAAGCTTTGGGAATATATGTGGTTTAATTAGGTTTGTTTTGATTTCCACCTCCGCTGCAGGAAAAAAAATGACTGTGAGAATTTATGGAGAAATAATAGAATATAATATATCATTCTGTCATGGTACTTGAATGCTAATATTCTAGAAAACTGCAGTAACACAGCAATAAAACATCTTGATGAatcaattttttgtttttttttttaaattcaaattaggtAGAGGATGAAAGGGACATAACTATCTTTCATTTGCATAGAAGAACTAAATGATTATTTTTTATGATATATTTGGATAATAATCTGTTGAGTCTCAATGAAGTTCACAAACACTTGAATTTGTACTAATTAATGATTTAGTTTATCATATATACTTGATTTTCTAAAGATTCTAGTTCTTACTTGAATGCAACTCCAGTTATAAATCTATTGGCACAGAAATTAGATTATAAATTTCATAACTCTAGTTAGCATTTCATAAATAAGAGTATAAAGCAAAGATAAAATCAAGTCATATATTATGTCTATACAATGTAAACATATCATATTATTGATCATCAATTCATAGTTtacaaaatgagagaaaaaaaagtTTCTATAAACTATATCGTAGATTGATCATTAAAATCATAAGTCTGTTGTCTTTTATCTCTCTAGTAGGTGGGTTTATTGTAAGTACTCTGAGTTAATTTTGATGTtaatcaactgagttaagttaggttctgcgtGTTTGATATcttatgtttaagtgtgcaaAGACTTAGGAACACGAGAAGTCGAGAGGAAGACGTAACAAGCGAGAAGGATAGCACTAGAATAGAGTCGAtaggctcgatgcatccgagagaTGATGAGCTGTGAAAGAGTACATGATTGAGTGAGAAGAACGCACGCGGTGCATCCAAAGGACGAGAAGCTGAGAGAAAGAATGCTTTAGGAGAATGACGAAGTTGAGTTCAAGTGAACTCAATTCTAGATGTCCAAAGCATCACTCAAGCGACTAGAATGAAGAATGGTCAACTTTTGAGTTGACCATTCTAGGCACGGGATAGATTCTAGGCACCTACATGTTAGGCGCTGGATCCATTCCAAGCCCCCTGAGTGGGCTACCACATCACCGTGATCATGGCCAGCGGATATGAGCAGGTTGAAGACCAGATGCCTAGTTTGGTTCCAAGCACCCAGAATCGTGCTGAGTCAGTAGAGCCATTGGTAGAACCGTTGCTGACACGGATAGAGTTTCATCAATTCCAAGTGCCCGGATTGCTTCCAGGTGCCAATATGATGTCACGTTAGCAAACGATCAATTTTGACCAGtgaactataaatagagcccttgAGCTCAAAATGAAATAACACACCTATTCTTAACTTCTGTATTTCTTTCTAAGCTTTCAATTGTTGTAAGGGGCTTATCCTCTTTCGACCTTTGTCGAAGGAGTTTATTTAATGCTTtcaattgccttggattaacaactactcaggttgtaactaagtaaacttCTACCTCTTATTTCATCtttatgttattttatttacataattaATGTGTGTATCCTTGCTAATGTAGAAGCAAGAGAACTTGTTAATTTAACTGGTAGGTTGTCTGTTCACCCCCTCTAATCGGTCcaccgatcctacaagtggtatcagaatccaactaccttagaaggactaacgcCGACAAAAGCAATAAGAAGAATGACTAGATCAAGCATCTATCCACTGAAGTTCAAGGGCAAATTTACGgtattgaaaaagaaaaagaaaatattctttaaaatcaattttgatattatgctcTGTATAAAACTTGGTTTTGAAGTGCCCTGGAACAAGGATGGTGAAGAAATAGAGGAGCACCTTTGAAAGAAGAAATAACAAACTGACTTTGTGGCCAATGGGAAGGTAGAATTCTATATGCTAAGCATACTACCACCTCAGGAAATCAATCGAATTGGTGCCTAAAACTCCACTAAAGatctttgggaaaagttcttagagCTTTATAAAGGAACGTCAGAGGCCAAACTAGCAAGATAGTACATGCTTTGAAATCAACTAACCAACCTTCAGatgaaaaagggagaaaaggtGACTCATCTGCACGCAAACCTCAAGAAGTTGATAATTGGACTAACGAACCTCGGAGAAACAATGCATTAAATGTATTTCCAAGAACCTCGGAATGGATATCAATAGTAGATTCCTACTACATTTCAAAGAACTTGatggtaagtactttagaagaattatttttgactttggaaTTACATGAATCTCGATGTGTAGGATTTAAAGACATAGAAAAATCAAACCACAACATTGTTAGGGTCGTTTGGTGctaaaggggggggtgaatagctcgtcgcatgctcATTACTTGCTTCTTTGATGataatatgcagcggaataaaatcaAAGCaaacttacaacgctaacacaaaggattatttggtatccacctcaagaagaggtgactaatccaaggatccacacactacACGCTCTTCACTAATAACAACACTCCTTCTTGATCACagctggaggcggagaagcctcgtacaaattcacacaacaatatacaacacccacaagaagaaaacacaaaagatAAAAATGGAAACTCTTTcctcttgcttacttgttgcttattgttgcctcttgaaccttggaagtgtaactacacttgcctccaagagccttcaagaactggctgtgaAAGTGTGGAGAAGCTCGCTGAGATCGCCGCTAAAATCACACTGTAGTTACTGAAGAGGAATGCGCAAAGAAGACGCTCGCCAATGGCTATAACCTGTgcaacggtcggatctcaatcgattgaatgattctcaatcgattggggaggctttgaatcgatcgactgatcgatttagagtgcctctgtgctctctggaaaatgcctgaattgattgcccgatcgattcaatctCTATCATGCGAtttccagcttcccaatcgatcagttgatcgattgaacctacaatcgatcggctgatcgattgtaggtttcaatcaatcaactgatcgattcaaaatcTCACTGTTCACTCATAAAtctcccaatcaattgaccaattgattgaagaagttttgatcgattacccaatcgatcaagataGTTTCTGTGTAAAATcgcatcaaccaatcgattggctgatcgattgaaccccccaaacgattgggcaatcgattggtaAGTAGAAAACTATGTAGAGCTTGAAACGAGCTTCGTTtcacatctgagatcacctcattccgatatccgattcaaaagttatgacattcggaagtttactacgtccgaatttcctagttccatgccaactccctattggacttacaaccgctaagtgttcagtcaacttttgacccatcaggacttccttccaccagatgtttggtcacccttgacccatctggatttccttgtgccaagtatttggtcaatcatttgacctacttggacttcttaatactaggtgtccggtcaaccttgactcacctggatttccacgtgcatagcttcactcaccaggtcttttcatctgcctagcttcactcactaggacttttcatctgtttgacttcactcaccaggactttcacctagcttcactcactagggtattcacttggcttcactcactaggattttcccactgccccgcttcactcaccaggactttcacctgcctggcttcactcaccaggtctttccattgcccgacttcactcgtCGAGACTTTTgcctgtctgacttcactcaccaggactttcacctagctttacccactaggattttccaattgcctaactttactcactaggtctttcacctggcttcactcaccaggatttcctatctgcctaacctccagttaggactttcccagtcaagtatccagttaaccctttgacctacttgactcttcttcatatccaactggtcaaccttgactagagggaaattgtatcaataatctccccaaacggacgattgtatctgtaatctccatgtattgtcaaacatcgaaacccaaacatcaagactcaagcttgagccaactcaagcttagtcaaccaggtcaaacttgaccaaaaggatattgcaccaacaaacatcactataaaagctaagaatAATGAACCAACTTTAGAGTCATCCCTCGATAAAAATGAAGAAGCATATATATATTGTAAGAAAGTTGAATAAATTTTTTAGAACTAACAAATTTAATGAGAAACATGCTAATAAGTTTCTATGAGGAAAAAGGAAAGTGAGATGTTACAAATATGATGAAGAAAGGCAAATTAAGGATAACAATCCTAAATTAAAaagtaaggaaaaagaaaagaacaaaaggactattagtgagagccctagagccaatcatgtgatgattgttgtatggattcgatgtatcatattccaatatatttataaaggcatttccttatggttattatacttgtattggtgtcaaataactaaatataataacgtccttgagtggaaggttcttatctatatcaatcgattggttgaattgatagtgagatgatatagagaacactactcttaatcattcctagtcaagtattgacattcagggacaatgttaatgtgatgagactagcatgtaggtcaactcgatgacttgatctcacaagtcatggatattagatatcaagttgacacatgggtatgcattggagaatgtatactgaatgacccgctatgagaaagtatcatggatccttatatgagtgtcatatactttctcatgtgactattagtatgactatcagtccttggacctgaagtcaccatggttccctacataaggagttgcatactttggcttcgtcaaacgtcacccgtaaatgggtggactataaaggcgactactgggtatgtaacaaattatgcggagggatgtgagtgatgtagatgagatctctccctcctatatgacaggaatgATATCATGAtttttgatagagtaagaccactaagtgcatggccatgcccaaataagtcaatatgggatattgagcttatttgattagagtgagtctacttgatgttcaagacatagattgattagaggatgacacaatctatgcctcaattgatcaatctagatgtcaaggatagaaggacattgtcacatattgtgagagtcataattagtagtcacaatgatgatgttggatctcaatattcttgtaacttgggtagtaaattacttatgtttctaaatgggtttaggagtatttccaacattacaagaacctatagggtcacacacaaagggcaattagatggagattaggttcatataatggaccaagaggattaggttcatgtgatgaaccaagttggattaagagtaatccaaattagactaattgagttggactcaatttgattcatgtgtcgaatgagtctagtttagactatgattcattgagtaaatttaaaccaatgaatagaaattcattaaattaaattgacttgaatc contains:
- the LOC121993970 gene encoding myb-related protein 306-like, which codes for MGRPPCCDKDSVKKGPWTPEEDILLVSYIQQHGASNWRAVPAKTGLLRCSKSCRLRWTNYLRPGIKRGNFTEQEEKLIIHLQALLGNRWAAIASYLPERTDNDIKNYWNTHLKKKLQYKLNDTSSEHCVNVGFGLPAVHRSMPKSKGQWERCLQTNVEMAKRALSKALSMEDPMGSSVMKSMKYEDSHLPSITYAANAENISRLLEGWMIKKKKVTSASTTISPKSSDNSSTSSQMSMSASNCIVSPPTLLGLEDYESAPEESPEATAQGPFQMLESWLFDESADGEEQQESFLSMVMDEL